Proteins co-encoded in one Setaria viridis chromosome 9, Setaria_viridis_v4.0, whole genome shotgun sequence genomic window:
- the LOC117836163 gene encoding histone acetyltransferase GCN5 translates to MDGLAAPSPSHSGATSGGGASHRKRKLPPSSLSDATADEDDDTTAPSSPSTAPSSPSHPSSPSSSHSDDDDDDSLHTFTAARLDGAPGGGSASGRPPKPDSSSVSAAAAAAAAAAGTGPKPEPGSAAASDGKEDPKGLFTDNLQTSGAYSAREEGLKREEDSGRLKFLCYSNDGVDEHMIWLVGLKNIFARQLPNMPKEYIVRLVMDRTHKSMMVIRNNIVVGGITYRPYASQRFGEIAFCAITADEQVKGYGTRLMNHLKQHARDADGLTHFLTYADNNAVGYFVKQGFTKEITLDKERWQGYIKDYDGGILMECKIDQKLPYVDLATMIRRQRQAIDEKIRELSNCHIVYSGIDFQKKEAGIPRRLMKPEDIPGLREAGWTPDQWGHSKSRSAFSPDYNTYRQQLTSLMRILLKSMNEHPDAWPFKEPVDSRDVPDYYDIIKDPIDLRTMSRRVESEQYYVTLEMFVADMKRMFNNARTYNSPDTIYYKCATRLENFFSGKIASQLAQASTKS, encoded by the exons aTGGACGGCctcgcggcgccgtcgccgtcccactccggcgccacctccggcggcggtgcctcccaccggaagcggaagctcccgccgtcgtcgctctccgacgccaccgccgacgAGGACGATGACACCACCGCGCCGTCGTCCCCCTCCACGGCACCTTCCTCGCCGTCCCACCCGTCATCCCCATCCTCCTCCCActctgacgacgacgacgatgactcGCTCCACACGTTCACTGCCGCGCGCCTCGACGGCGCACCGGGTGGGggctccgcctccggccggcccccgaAGCCGGATTCCTCGTCAGTGTCTGCCGCAGCCGCAGCTGCTGCAGCGGCAGCGGGAACGGGGCCTAAGCCTGAGCCTGGCTCTGCGGCCGCCAGCGACGGTAAGGAGGACCCCAAGGGGCTGTTCACTGATAACCTCCAGACCAGTGGCGCGTACAGCGCCCGCGAGGAGGGCCTCAAGCGTGAG GAAGACTCGGGAAGGCTTAAATTTCTCTGCTATTCTAATGACGGTGTTGATGAACACATGATATG GTTGGTAGGTTTGAAAAATATCTTCGCCCGGCAGCTACCCAATATGCCCAAAGAATACATTGTGCGCCTTGTCATGGATAG AACTCACAAGTCAATGATGGTTATCAGGAACAATATTGTCGTGGGAGGTATTACTTATCGCCCTTATGCAAG CCAGAGGTTTGGAGAAATAGCATTTTGTGCTATTACAGCTGATGAGCAAGTTAAAGGATATGGAACGAGGTTAATGAATCATTTGAAGCAACATGCACGAGATGCTGATGGGCTCACACATTTCTTAACCTATGCAGATAACAATGCTGTTGGTTATTTTGTAAAGCAG GGTTTTACAAAGGAGATCACTTTGGACAAAGAAAGATGGCAAGG GTACATTAAAGACTATGACGGAGGAATATTGATGGAGTGTAAGATTGACCAAAAGCTGCCATACGTTGATCTGGCTACAATGATTCGGCGTCAAAGGCAG GCCATTGATGAGAAGATCAGAGAGCTTTCTAACTGCCATATTGTTTATTCAGGAATTGATTTTCAGAAG AAAGAAGCTGGTATTCCAAGAAGACTGATGAAACCAGAAGACATCCCTGGTCTGA GGGAAGCTGGGTGGACACCTGATCAGTGGGGCCATTCTAAATCACGTTCAGCATTCTCCCCGGATTATAATACTTATAGACAACAGCTTACTAGCCTTATGCGGATATTGTTGAAG AGTATGAATGAACATCCTGATGCATGGCCATTCAAAGAGCCTGTGGATTCACGTGATGTTCCAGACTATTATGACATTATCAAAGATCCTATTG ATTTGAGGACAATGTCGAGAAGAGTTGAGTCTGAGCAGTATTATGTGACCTTAGAGATGTTTGTTGCTGACATGAAGAGAATGTTCAACAATGCACGAACATACAACTCTCCGGATACTATCTATTACAAATGTGCCACACG ACTTGAGAATTTCTTCTCGGGCAAAATTGCATCACAGCTTGCACAAGCCTCAACCAAGAGCTAG
- the LOC117836162 gene encoding acylamino-acid-releasing enzyme 2 translates to MDMTTSQEYASQSKLLQEFTNVPSIDSAWVLKTNNKDISTAMFSISQPDLLANSTRKYTMYSHITRAGTNSLDFQWSPFPTEMTGMSVIVPSPSGSKLLVVRNGEKGCPTKLEIVDQSHMEKEIHVGQSMHGPLYTDEWFHGISWNQEETLIAYIAEAPPQPRTAFNDCGYRKEDSSEEDCNSWKGQGDWEEDWGERYCRKGRPSLFVLDIASGEVRAAKGIATSLSVGQVVWAPSSSSGSQKYLVFVGWLEHNGFQNTARKLGIKYCSNRPCALYAIASPFEGPEPDTKRVSDSKSDSAAAAQNLTASINSAFFPRFSRDGKILVFLSAKQAVNSGAHNATNSLHKINWPSDWKMDKQLNVTEVVPIVMCPEDGCFPGLYCSSILSNPWLSDGCTMILTSAWRSTEVILSIDVLSGKLTRITPEDSHYSWSVLAIDGDNVLAVSSSPIDPPHIRYGRQVTPEGQEHRWTWDEVDSPLVTASNKVKSLLSHHSVTILKIPVANSSDDLSDGGKLPFEAIFVSCKDSSHSPTVVILHGGPHSVSVSSYVKSSAFLASLGFNLLIVNYRGTPGFGEEALQSLPGKVGSQDVQDCLTAVDHVINEKLIDASKVAVVGISHGGFLTTHLIGQAPDRFVVAAARNPVCNLSLMIGTTDIPDWCYMVACGPESKQYASESPSPDHLHLFYQKSPIAHISKVKAPLLMLLGGADLRVPASNGLQYARALRERGGGVKIMMFPEDIHEIIIPRSDFESFLNIGVWFKKHME, encoded by the exons ATGGATATGACGACATCTCAAGAATATGCTTCCCAATCCAAGTTACTGCAAGAATTCACCAACGTCCCGAGCATTGACAGTGCTTGGGTTCTCAAAACCAACAACA AAGACATATCCACAGCAATGTTCTCCATTAGCCAGCCAGACCTACTGGCGAACAGCACCAGAAAATACACTATGTATTCTCATATTACAAGAGCTGGTACCAACTCTCTGGATTTCCAATGGTCTCCCTTTCCCACTGAAATGACTGGAATGTCCGTCATTGTCCCATCCCCATCGGGATCAAAGCTTCTTGTAGTGCGAAATGGAGAGAAAGGTTGCCCTACTAAGCTTGAAATTGTTGATCAATCGCATATGGAGAAGGAGATACATGTTGGTCAGTCCATGCATGGTCCACTTTATACCGATGAATG GTTTCATGGTATTTCTTGGAATCAAGAAGAGACTTTGATAGCGTACATTGCTGAAGCTCCACCCCAACCAAGAACAGCTTTCAATGATTGTGGATATAGAAAGGAAGATTCTTCTGAGGAAGACTGTAATAGCTGGAAAGGACAAGGGGATTGGGAAGAAGACTGGGGTGAAAGATACTGCAGAAAAGGGAGACCCTCATTGTTTGTTCTTGACATTGCCAG TGGAGAAGTGCGAGCGGCTAAAGGCATTGCGACATCGTTGAGTGTTGGCCAAGTTGTTTGGGCTCCATCATCTTCAAGTGGCAGCCAAAAGTATTTAGTTTTCGTTGGATGGTTAGAGCACAACGGGTTTCAGAACACTGCTAGAAAACTAGGTATCAAGTACTGTTCTAACAGGCCATGTGCTCTTTATGCGATTGCTAGCCCTTTTGAAGGACCAGAACCTGACACTAAACGAGTTAG TGATAGTAAATCAGACTCCGCTGCAGCAGCACAGAATTTAACAGCAAGCATCAATAGTGCTTTCTTTCCACGGTTCAG CCGGGATGGAAAAATCCTAGTCTTCCTATCTGCAAAACAGGCTGTAAATAGTGGAGCACATAATGCAACGAATTCTCTGCATAAGATCAACTGGCCTTCTGATTGGAAAATGGATAAACAACTTAATGTTACTGAAGTG GTGCCTATTGTAATGTGCCCTGAAGATGGTTGTTTTCCGGGTCTTTACTGTTCATCCATTCTGTCCAATCCTTGGCTTTCTGATGGATGCACGATGATACTAACATCTGCTTGGAGAAGTACCGAAGTGATATTATCAATAGATGTTTTAAG TGGAAAATTAACAAGAATTACTCCAGAAGACTCACATTACTCTTGGAGTGTCCTTGCAATAGATGGTGACAATGTTCTTGCTG TGTCAAGTAGTCCCATCGACCCTCCTCACATCAGGTATGGACGCCAAGTGACACCAGAGGGGCAAGAACACAGATGGACTTGGGATGAAGTTGATAGTCCGTTGGTTACGGCCAGCAATAAG GTTAAGTCCTTGTTATCGCATCACAGTGTCACTATACTTAAAATTCCTGTCGCTAACTCCTCAGATGACCTCTCTGATG GTGGCAAACTTCCATTTGAGGCCATTTTTGTGTCCTGCAAGGATAGTTCACACAGTCCAACTGTTGTAATCCTTCATGGTGGTCCACACTCGGTGTCTGTGTCAAGCTACGTGAAATCATCAGCATTTCTTGCTTCACTTGGATTCAACCTGCTAATTGTTAATTATCG AGGTACACCGGGTTTTGGAGAGGAGGCTTTACAATCGCTTCCCGGAAAAGTCGGTTCTCAG GACGTCCAAGACTGTCTTACAGCCGTAGATCACGTCATCAATGAAAAGCTAATAGATGCTTCTAAAGTAGCTGTTGTTGGGATTTCACATGGTGGATTCTTGACAACTCATCTGATTGGTCAG GCTCCAGATAGATTTGTGGTGGCAGCTGCTCGGAATCCTGTCTGCAACCTGTCGCTGATGATTGGCACCACAGACATTCCAGACTGGTGTTACATGGTGGCCTGCGGACCTGAATCGAAGCAATATGCCTCTGAATCCCCTTCACCTGACCATCTTCACCTCTTCTATCAGAAATCACCAATTGCCCATATCTCAAAA GTGAAAGCGCCCCTTCTTATGCTTCTTGGAGGAGCTGATCTTCGAGTACCAGCTTCTAATGGCCTACAG TATGCAAGGGCCCTGAGAGAAAGGGGTGGCGGGGTCAAAATTATGATGTTCCCAGAGGACATACACGAAATCATCAT ACCTCGGTCCGATTTTGAAAGCTTCCTCAACATTGGAGTATGGTTCAAGAAACATATGGAATAA
- the LOC117836161 gene encoding acylamino-acid-releasing enzyme 1 encodes MVVLTTAFITCAKFHCRSSIAAANLLLVSASHSRACAPPRGPLLRRRIDKVSLRSIAMATTQASEAEADKGLPLGMDATMVDEYASQSKLLQEFVKIPSCGKAWIFNSKDENTSRAVVSIGQSDLLGNKRRKFLLNSHISKSASKSVDFHWSPFPTEISGVSAVIPSPSGEKLLLVRNSEDDSPTKLEIWGSCQLKNEIHIAKSVHGSLYTDEWFEGISWNQEETFVAYVAEEPPQPKPVFNDYGFKKEGSSEKDCKSWKGQGDWEETWGETYSKKRIPALFVVNISSGEVRPVKGIPRSLSVGQVIWAPSPSYGLVFVAWSSDNGFQHTPRKLGIKYCYNRPCALYAAPHPFREEAEKPSTEGDKGETTTMIKLTADLNSAFFPRFSPDGKYLVFISAKSAVDSGAHNATNSMHRIEWPTDGKLDGSLGVADVVPIVMCPKENCFPGLYCFGLLRDPWLTDGRTMILSSVWGSKEVVLSINVVSCEVLIVSPQDSDCSWNVLALDKNDILAVSSSLITLPQIYYGIKVSQIESHWEWQEVSTPLPKLSDEISSILSEHKFSILKVPISNLSDKLADGAKLPFEAIFVSHKDSASNPTIVVLHGGPHSVYPSSYSKSLAFLFSQGYNLLVVNYRGSLGFGEEALQSLPGNIGSQDVNDVLTALDLVIRRGLIDPSKVAVVGGSHGGFLTTHLIGQAPDTFVAAAARNPVCNLQLMVGTTDIPDWCFVEIYGKEGKKYFSESPSVDDLCQFHQKSPISHISKVKTPTLFLLGAQDLRVPVSNGLQYARALKERGIESKTIVFPEDIHGIDKPQSDFESFLNIGVWFKKHLSK; translated from the exons ATGGTGGTTTTGACTACGGCCTTCATCACCTGCGCCAAATTCCACTGCCGCTCCTCCATTGCGGCTGCGAATTTACTCCTCGTCTCGGCCTCTCATTCCCGCGCTTGTGCTCCGCCCCGCGGACCACTGCTGCGGCGCAG AATTGACAAGGTCTCACTGCGCTCAATAGCAATGGCTACCACACAAGCCTCAGAAGCAGAAGCTGACAAAGGATTGCCTTTGGGGATGGATGCAACCATGGTCGATGAGTATGCCTCCCAGTCAAAGTTGCTGCAAGAATTTGTTAAGATCCCCAGTTGTGGCAAGGCTTGGATCTTCAATTCCAAGGATG AAAACACATCCAGAGCAGTGGTTTCCATTGGCCAATCAGATCTTTTGGGAAATAAGAGGAGAAAATTCCTTTTGAATTCTCACATTTCAAAGAGTGCCTCAAAGTCCGTCGATTTCCACTGGTCTCCCTTCCCAACTGAAATAAGTGGAGTGTCAGCAGTAATTCCATCGCCATCTGGAGAAAAACTTCTTCTAGTACGCAATTCTGAGGATGATTCCCCTACAAAATTAGAGATTTGGGGGTCATGCCAATTAAAGAATGAGATACATATTGCAAAATCTGTTCATGGATCACTCTATACTGATGAATG GTTTGAAGGGATATCTTGGAACCAGGAAGAGACTTTTGTAGCCTATGTTGCCGAGGAACCTCCTCAACCAAAGCCAGTGTTCAATGATTACGGATTCAAGAAGGAAGGCTCATCTGAAAAGGACTGCAAGAGCTGGAAGGGACAAGGGGATTGGGAGGAAACCTGGGGAGAAACCTATTCGAAGAAAAGGATACCTGCACTGTTTGTTGTCAACATATCCAG TGGTGAAGTTCGACCTGTGAAGGGAATACCTAGATCATTAAGTGTTGGTCAAGTGATTTGGGCACCATCACCTTCATATGGCTTGGTTTTTGTTGCATGGTCATCTGACAATGGTTTCCAACATACTCCAAGAAAGCTTGGTATTAAATACTGCTACAACAGACCTTGTGCTCTGTATGCTGCTCCTCATCCTTTCAGGGAAGAAGCTGAGAAACCATCAACCGA GGGCGATAAGGGTGAAACTACAACTATGATCAAATTAACAGCAGACCTGAACAGTGCCTTTTTCCCACGGTTCAG TCCGGATGGGAAGTATCTTGTGTTCATCTCAGCGAAGAGTGCTGTAGATAGTGGAGCACACAATGCCACAAATTCAATGCATAGAATTGAGTGGCCTACAGATGGGAAACTGGATGGGAGCCTTGGTGTTGCTGACGTG GTGCCCATTGTGATGTGCCCCAAAGAGAACTGTTTCCCTGGGCTGTACTGCTTTGGCTTGCTTAGGGATCCATGGCTAACTGATGGACGGACTATGATTCTATCTTCTGTTTGGGGCAGTAAGGAAGTAGTACTTTCCATAAATGTTGTGAG CTGTGAAGTTTTAATAGTTAGTCCTCAGGATTCAGATTGTTCATGGAATGTTCTTGCACTTGACAAGAATGACATTCTTGCAG TTTCCAGCAGCCTTATTACACTCCCTCAAATATACTATGGAATTAAGGTTTCTCAGATTGAAAGCCATTGGGAGTGGCAAGAAGTTTCAACTCCTCTGCCAAAGCTGTCAGATGAG ATAAGCTCCATATTATCAGAACATAAGTTCAGCATACTCAAAGTCCCGATTAGCAACCTTTCCGACAAACTTGCAGATG GGGCTAAGCTGCCTTTTGAGGCTATTTTTGTGTCGCATAAGGATTCTGCAAGTAATCCAACAATTGTTGTTCTTCATGGTGGACCACACTCAGTTTACCCATCAAGTTATTCCAAATCCTTGgcttttcttttttcgcaggGATATAATCTTCTTGTTGTGAACTACAG GGGTTCATTAGGCTTTGGGGAAGAAGCACTGCAATCCCTTCCTGGAAATATCGGTTCTCAG GATGTCAATGATGTATTGACGGCTTTGGACCTTGTTATAAGGAGAGGACTAATAGATCCATCTAAAGTTGCCGTAGTTGGAGGTTCACATGGAGGTTTCTTGACCACTCATTTGATCGGCCAG GCTCCAGATACATTTGTTGCAGCAGCTGCTCGAAACCCAGTCTGTAACTTACAATTGATGGTGGGTACCACTGACATCCCTGATTGGTGCTTTGTCGAGATTTAtggaaaagaagggaaaaagtACTTCTCAGAGTCTCCTTCAGTAGATGATCTTTGTCAATTCCACCAGAAGTCACCAATATCACATATTTCAAAG GTCAAAACACCTACACTCTTTCTCCTTGGAGCGCAAGATCTCAGGGTTCCTGTTTCTAATGGCCTGCAG TATGCAAGGGCTTTGAAGGAGAGGGGAATCGAATCCAAAACTATTGTCTTCCCAGAAGATATCCACGGAATTGACAA GCCTCAGTCTGATTTCGAAAGCTTCCTCAACATAGGGGTTTGGTTCAAGAAGCACTTGAGCAAATAA